A stretch of DNA from Coccidioides posadasii str. Silveira chromosome 1, complete sequence:
ACCGAGAAAGAAAATCCGTTGCCGCGTATAGGATGTGCATCATGCAGTCATTCAATCATCGCTTTTGCCTCATGACCTTCGTAATCGCGTGCCTAATGATGGTCCCTGCTTTCTCCACTTCCTTTCTCGATAAGCCGGTCGTGAGGCAGATCTTGAGCGCCGGTGGTACCTGGCCGCCGAGAAGCTTTGGGCCTGATTCATCGGGTATTGTTTTTAGTCGAGTGATGAGAACGCCATTGGCAAGGGCCTATTCAAGGGCAATTGATTAGCACGGCTGCCATGTTGGTAATATATTTAGCGAACAATGCGCTTACCTCATCGACAATATCCTGCATGATATATTGCTGATCCTCAACTGAAAGACGCCTGGAGGACACAACCTCGGGCTTCAGGGGCAAGAACATAATCGGATTCTCAGGTGCGCTAGAACAGTAAACCCAATCGCTGCGATCCAGCTGCGACCACATGGCTTTGATATTATCTCTTAGAATCGTGAGTAGCTCTGGGCTTTCTTGCAACAAAGTTAAGCTTTCGCTGGCCGTGGTGGAAAGCAGAGCTGGTAATGCTGCCGAGAAGCAGTACGATGTAGCCGAAATACGCTGATGATGAACAATCTCCTCTGAACCAGCACAGAAACCTCCACCAGCAATCAGTGGACCGGCCAACGAACCGACAATCATGTCAACTTGCGCAGGGTCGACGTTTTGATGTTCCGTGATCCCACGTCCGGTTCTGCCGAGGACACCGAAGGACCAGGTCTCGTCAAGAATGAGTCTGAACTTGTATTTGAGTCTCAGTTCAACCTACAGGTAAAATGGTTAGCAACAACGTCCTAAGACGAGATCTACGAAAGTGGGAATCAAACTAACGATTTTCGGTAAATCCACCATATCCCCACGGTTCTCAAACAACGCTTCAGTGATAATAAACCTTCGGGTGAGTGGCTTCTTCGCCTGTTCCTTCGTAATCTTGGCCAAAACCCGCTCCAGGTCCTCCATATCGTTGTGCTCATACCACCGAACAATGCTCCTTGAAATCTGAATTCCCTTTCGAACGGCGAAGTTAACACTTTTATCAGCAACAATTATATCCCCTCTCTTTGAAAAAGCAGGAATCACGCTAGAGATCGTAGAGAAAGCCTGTGCGTAGATGATACAAGCCGGAGTTCCAAGGAAAGACGCCACATCCGCTTCGGTACGCATATGAACATCCTGGGTTCCATAGAATCCGGGAGGGCCACAGGGACCGACGCCATACGTCCGGAGAGTCTGGACTGCCTTTTCTTTTAGGAATTCGCTTCCGACAAAGTTAAAGTGGTTGTAAGAGGCGAGATTGACTACGGTGCGCCCGTTCGTGAGTTTGGATTTTGGTCCGGTCGCCCTATACACGTTCTTCAATGTTAGAAGCCAATCCAGGTACCTTCGCAAGAAACCCCCATCAGACGAACATACCCAGCAAGTACTACACGTTTTTCAACCTCCGCTTCATCGTCCGGGGACGGGTTCGGTACCAAAGGATCGGGGCTCCAATCTTCGACCAAATCATCGATCTCCTACAATTGACCCCAGACCAGTCAGCACTATCCCACAAAATAAGAACCAAAAGGGCTACAAACAAAcagaaaacaaaagaaaaagaaaaagagaaaagaaaagaaaagaaaatgtaAAGAAAGAAGAACGCATACCTCCTCACACAGAGACACAAAATTCGGCTTCGTCGAATACTTCGGCGCCAACAGATATCTCACAGcgaacaaaaacaaaaatagCTCCACAGCCGACCGCACCGGATCATTCTGATAGCTCGACTTCACGTAGCGTATGAATATCGCCGACCCAGGAACTCGCTGGAACTGGTTTGCCAGTGCCTGCAAGCAGGCTAGGACGACTCGCTGAGCCTCCTGGAGATCCATCATGACATTGCTATGAGAAGCGCGGGAAACAAGGAATGGAGGACGGAAGGACGTTTGAGGCTGGAAAGAGGGCTATAAATGAATTCTTGCTGCCGCAGGGCGTCCGGTCCAGATTTCTCTCTCGCCCCGGAGGATTTGCCTGTTCCGAAGCTGGGAACCAGCTTTCCCCCTTATCGTGTcatatcacgtgataaaCACAAGCTCTTGACTAATCCCCGACAGCAAGCCACCT
This window harbors:
- the LCB1 gene encoding serine palmitoyltransferase component (BUSCO:195619at4751~EggNog:ENOG410PGFC~COG:O~TransMembrane:1 (n10-15c19/20o43-61i)~BUSCO:5664at33183), coding for MMDLQEAQRVVLACLQALANQFQRVPGSAIFIRYVKSSYQNDPVRSAVELFLFLFAVRYLLAPKYSTKPNFVSLCEEEIDDLVEDWSPDPLVPNPSPDDEAEVEKRVVLAGATGPKSKLTNGRTVVNLASYNHFNFVGSEFLKEKAVQTLRTYGVGPCGPPGFYGTQDVHMRTEADVASFLGTPACIIYAQAFSTISSVIPAFSKRGDIIVADKSVNFAVRKGIQISRSIVRWYEHNDMEDLERVLAKITKEQAKKPLTRRFIITEALFENRGDMVDLPKIVELRLKYKFRLILDETWSFGVLGRTGRGITEHQNVDPAQVDMIVGSLAGPLIAGGGFCAGSEEIVHHQRISATSYCFSAALPALLSTTASESLTLLQESPELLTILRDNIKAMWSQLDRSDWVYCSSAPENPIMFLPLKPEVVSSRRLSVEDQQYIMQDIVDEALANGVLITRLKTIPDESGPKLLGGQVPPALKICLTTGLSRKEVEKAGTIIRHAITKVMRQKR